In Geotalea uraniireducens, the genomic window TTTTTCTACAACCAATGCTCCTTCTGCGTCTGAAACGCCGATCTGTTTTTTGCAGAGCTCGTAGATACGTTTTTTATCTCTCGATTCTTCGATTCTGCCGTTCGTGTGGACAATGCAATCTCGAATCATTTGTAAATCCTTCAGTTCTTGCCAGCCTTTTTGATTGTCATAATGTATTTCAGCAATCTTCTTCAAAAAAGCATTAACTCTTTCAAACTGTGCACCCCTGAGGTCCTTCTCGGTTATGGGTAAATTTCTTCTTTTTTGAATTTCGTTACAGGTTGCGCGTAGACGATCCTCTAGGACAATGTGAAGAAGGACAATGAATGAGTATCGAATTTTTGATGGGAAATCACGCTCATAACGTTCTTCGAAAAATAGGACTTCACCTTGATAGTCAGAGTACCACTCATGATAACCATCTTCAGACAAGCCAGCTGGAGGAGTCAAATCTGTCCGAGCCCTTTCCTTTTCACGTACAGCCTCGAACTGGCTCTCCGCCATCTCAAGATAATCTTTAAGGTTACTGAAGGCAAAATCAGTTTCCCATCTGTGAACGTCCCAGTTAATCAAAGCCATGTTTTACTCTCTTAATGTGACAACTCGTTATTTGTCATCTGACCTTGTGGCGACCAGAATGCATATCTCTTTCGATGTTGTAAGCTCTTGTCACATCTTGAAAACACTTTGTGAGATAATCCCTTTGAAACCTTATCTCGGCAATGACTTTGTCCAACAGGTAATTTGGTGGTGATATGGTGTGCCTAGTTTTCGGTCGTTGCGCTTTATATTCTTCGCCGTAAAATCTGACTTTGTGTGCAAAATGTTCAAAATCATGGTTTACAAGCTGACTGCCACGCACTAAGTTTAGTACGGTTTTATCAAAGTCAGATTCCACTTCGTCGTTACTATCATCGTATATTTTGATTCCACGAAGCTCCTCCCGAGAAGAAGCTTGTTTCACGCGGCGCTGATTTATAAATTCAATAATGTCTTCAAAACGCTCGTTTTTTTCTAATTTCGACTCAAGGTTCTGGTAATAATCTATATAATCATCGTACACCAGCTTCGCAGCATCATAAGTTGGCTGAATATGCCGCAAAAGCTCAGGGGGGTCAGGTCTTGAAATATCACTTTTCCAACTCTTTTCCTCAAAATCTTATATTTCAAGACTTGCCCCCCGGCGTGTGCGTGACCCCCGGCGTGTGCGCTCAGATTCTTATTTCATTCTCCGCCCAACGGGAGCCGGGGCTGACCGTGAGAGCACCGCGTCGAGGTTTCGGCGAGGATCGTCCCCATCCGCAAGACAAAATCATCCCTGTCCGAGTCATCGGTGAAAATTTCACGGCGCTCAATGCCGCGACAAATGATGTGGTGGAGCGTGCCAGCTCTATCGATCCGAGCCTGACGGGGCATCTCTTTTCATCCTTCTTGCTTCAATAGAAACTTATAAATTTATGGGCGTCCCCCTAGATAGACTCCGGCAGATATGGTATCTCGTTGCATCTTTTCTCCTATGCTTTATGTGGCCAACTCCATAAGTCTGATCGGCTAGCTTTTCGAGCCGGTCTTGGCGGTTCTGGCTTTAACGTTTCTCGTTATGAAACTTTTTATTAATAAAATCATATTTTTTAATATCCATCATCCCCATTACAATACGATCACTCCTGTATATCAATATAGTGCTCACTAAATACGCGAAACAAGTTAGTGAAAGTGCCCACTGGGGCGGATTCCGGGGACAGTATATTTAAATTACTTTCCCTTTGGCTTCGGTCCTCTCTTCGCCGGCCTGAGCAGTCGCTCCAGTTCTCCCTCCAAGCGCTCGACAAACGATACTTCCCCAAGCGGCCGGCCACTACGCTCGTGTTTTTTCAGCAAGGTAAGCTCATCCTCATCCGTCAGAGCCAGAAATTGCTGCCAGTCACTTACAATGTCCAACAGCGGCTTGACCTTTACAAGCGGGTCATCGTTCCCGGCAAGATGGGCAGCTGCACTGCTCCAGCGATACTCTCCGGGAAGGGCGACCATGCCGGCAGCAACAGGATTCATTTCTACATAGCGGGCAGCGGCGAGTCAATTGTTTAAGGGTCAGGTCTACATTCTACATAAAGTGTGGAATGTAGACCTGACCCTCCAGTTGTAGACCTGACCCTCCAGTTGCTTGCTGATTTGATTATCGAAATAGCAGAACTAGGCCAGCTATCGTCATGACAGTCCCAACGCCCAGCAAGCCAAGCTCCAGCTTCATTTCTCGCCAGTTACTTGGTGCCTCAATCAGATTTTTTATGAAATCAACAACGTAGTTCAGCGAGGTGAAGATGCTCAAAATCAGGTACGGAACTGATGGCGTTTCTTCTTTGTCTGAATTTTTGAAGGTCAAAGCGATTACGCCAGCAAATAGTATGGCGCTTCCCAAGGCGAGTAAGATAATTCCTGCAATGAAAGAGAATTTCATCTAATCTTCATTCCTCGTCCAACGGGGTGCCCGGTTGACCCGCTTTGGGGCGGCGTCTAACCGGCTGGTTGGATCATTCTTGCTGTGCTGCCACTTACACGACTGACCAGCGTCTCCCAGGTCTCTTCCAATCATATTCAATTTCTAGGCGGTAATACTTCGTAGCCGAACTGAACTACATCATCGACTTTGCCCAAACCGACGGCACTCTTTGCATGAAATTTTCGCTGGCTTTTCACCGCAACAAATATCCACAGCATTTCTTGCACATGATTTTCTTGTATTGTTAAATCAAAGTCACCACTGCTGTTCCAAGAAAAAACATGGGGCACCGCCATTGGCAACACCGCGAACTCTAATGGCTCACCCAACGGATCTGTTCCAGATACTTTAATTTGAAGTTGATCACCTGGTCTAAGTATGCTTCCTGTCGCTACTGGATTTGATTGACCGATAGCCCAAGTGTTTCCCAGACTGTCTTGAACGCTTTCAATCCTCGGATAGTATCGCAGGGATTCCGGGGACAGTATATTTAAATTACTTTCCCTTTGGCTTCGGTCCTCTCTTCGCCGGCCTGAGCAGTCGCTCCAGTTCTCCCTCCAAGCGCTCGACAAACGATACTTCCCCAAGCGGCCGGCCACTACGCTCGTGTTTTTTCAGCAAGGTAAGCTCATCCTCATCCGTCAGAGCCAGAAATTGCTGCCAGTCACTTACAATGTCCAACAGCGGCTTGACCTTTACAAGCGGGTCATCGTTCCCGGCAAGATGGGCAGCGGCACTGCTCCAGCGATACTCTCCGGGAAGGGCGACCATGCCGGCAGCAACAGGATTCATTTCTACATAGCGGGCAGCGGCGAGCAAATATCTTTCGTCCATGGGAAACGACGCAAATCGTTCCTGCCAGAGATGCCCGCGCCACTTCTCCCGGAAATTGATCCGTCTGGTGTATCGGCGGTGAGCTTCGCCAATCGCTCGCGCCAACCCGTCTTCCGTTTCAGGAACGGCAATGAGATGAACATGGTTCGGCATCACGCAATAAGCCCAGATCTGAACCTGATATTTGCCGCACCATTCGGCCATCAACTCCAGATAGGCCTGATAATCATCATCACTAAAAAAGGTTTGTTGGCGGCGATTGCCGCGTTGCGTAACGTGGTGCGGAAGTCCAGGAGCTATTACTCGTGCGATGCGTGCCATGTGGAAATATTAGCAGATGTAAATCTGCGGTCAATTAAATATACTGTCCCCGGAACTTCGTCCCCCGGTCGTGCCGATGGTTGGCGCACCCCTTTACCTGCTTCAGCATTCCTAAACCTCTGAAATAGCTTCGATATACCTCTCGCATGTCCGATCTCTGCTGCCTGAGGAAAAAATATACTCTTGAAACCAAAGATGTTTTAAGAATGCACTTTCATTTTCAAGCATATGGTTTTTGTCATTTTCATATATTTTTTTTGCAAGTGTATAAATCAGAACCCAATTTTCATCATCAACTATGTTTAAAAATGTGACGCCATTTTGCTTTGAAAAAATCCGTTTATTGAATATGTCAGGCATTCCAACTCCTCCGACATACATTTCCATT contains:
- a CDS encoding transposase, translating into MARIARVIAPGLPHHVTQRGNRRQQTFFSDDDYQAYLELMAEWCGKYQVQIWAYCVMPNHVHLIAVPETEDGLARAIGEAHRRYTRRINFREKWRGHLWQERFASFPMDERYLLAAARYVEMNPVAAGMVALPGEYRWSSAAAHLAGNDDPLVKVKPLLDIVSDWQQFLALTDEDELTLLKKHERSGRPLGEVSFVERLEGELERLLRPAKRGPKPKGK